A genome region from Anastrepha obliqua isolate idAnaObli1 chromosome 4, idAnaObli1_1.0, whole genome shotgun sequence includes the following:
- the LOC129246193 gene encoding trypsin-like — protein MANKLICTLLLIAVWATSTPADGIENGSPTTIKAHPYVVSLQGTDGARVCGGALIDSKTVVTAAQCLANYDVSQLVVGVSNGTKIVKIAKSTFDVNFDYVTMENDVAVVILEKAVSVGSIPLASSQPKTGASGVVTGWSASNAQVDVSESIITATDCVSGEYSYEEGEVLSTMLCGLAANKACNALPGSPLVSNKQLVGLVSWGYGCANSANPAVFTNIASVNSWINETVKSL, from the coding sequence ATGGCCAACAAattaatttgcactttattgctGATTGCCGTATGGGCCACAAGCACACCCGCCGATGGAATAGAGAATGGTAGTCCCACCACTATTAAGGCACATCCCTACGTCGTCTCTCTACAAGGAACCGATGGAGCACGCGTCTGCGGTGGTGCTTTAATCGATTCGAAGACCGTTGTCACAGCTGCTCAATGCTTGGCTAACTACGACGTTTCACAATTGGTCGTGGGTGTAAGCAACGGTACTAAGATAGTAAAGATTGCAAAGAGTACCTTCGATGTTAACTTCGATTATGTGACCATGGAAAATGATGTTGCCGTCGTAATATTGGAAAAGGCAGTAAGCGTTGGTTCGATTCCATTAGCTAGCTCACAACCAAAAACCGGTGCCAGTGGTGTTGTCACCGGTTGGTCTGCAAGCAATGCTCAGGTAGATGTTTCGGAGAGCATCATAACTGCCACTGATTGCGTTTCTGGAGAGTACAGTTACGAAGAGGGTGAAGTTTTGAGTACAATGTTGTGTGGTCTCGCAGCAAACAAAGCTTGCAACGCTCTACCTGGAAGTCCTTTGGTATCCAACAAACAATTGGTTGGTTTGGTTTCCTGGGGTTATGGCTGTGCCAACAGTGCCAATCCAGCTGTTTTCACCAACATCGCTTCAGTGAACTCATGGATAAATGAAACTGTAAAgagtttgtaa